The following nucleotide sequence is from Dehalogenimonas formicexedens.
GGTTTCCACTGGTATTGAGCCAGATATCTTTCCACATAAGATGGTGGGCGCTGTTGGTCCAGACCAAGATCAACGTTACAACAGGCAAGACGCTGATAGCCACGATGTTTCGAGGCGTGATCCATTTTTCTTTGCTGGCGTACCTTAAACAAAAACATAACCAGGCAATGGGTAGCGGCACAATTCCGAAATATGAAAAATATATCCAGAAGGTCTTGCCCGCAAGATCCGGTGTCGCCTGTTCCATGATGGCTGCAAATGACCAGGCGATCAGCGAAGCCATCAGGATAAGAAAGTTGGTAACCAAAGGTTTCCTTCGGGATTTCCAAACCTGGATCGAGAGGATCACCCCGGTGGCCAAAGCAGCAAGGGGCAGAATTACATGGATATCGAAGAACAAATTCATCTGGTTATCGACATTATTTGAGAATACTCGACATTATTAGCCTCGTGGCAATCGAAAATAAATAGTACTTTCGTTTCAGGGACAGCGGAGCGATATGTTTTTGGATTGCCGCTCAAGGTTTTCGGTAGCTTCATGCTAGAATCTATTAACATGGTTGAAAGCAACTGGCATTCCCTCCCACCCGACGAAGTCCTAAAAAAGCTGGACACCGCCAGTTCCGGCTTGAGCAGGGTTGAAGCGAAAAAACGGCTGGAACAATACGGCCCGAATGCTCTCGCAGAAAAACCGGGCAAACCGTTGTGGTTGGTCTTCCTGTCCCAGTTCGCCAATCCCCTGGTCTATGTTCTTTTCGCCGCGGCCGCCATTTCGATTTTCACCGGCCATGGTGTGGATACGCTTACCATCTTCGGTGTCCTCCTGGTCAATGCCGTAATCGGTTACATCCAGGAGACCCGGGCTGAAAAGGCGATGGCCGCTCTCAAAGAAATGACGGCGCCCCAGGCAAATGTCAGGCGTGACGGGCGTCTGCATGTAATCCCAGCCCGTGAACTGGTCCCGGGTGACATCATCATTCTTGCGGCTGGCGACCGCGTTCCGGCTGACGCCCGGCTGATGCAGGTGAACGGTCTGGAGAGCAATGAATCCGCCCTCACCGGCGAGTCCGAAACGGTGAAAAAAAGCCTGCCACCACTTTCCGCAGACGCCACTCTGGGCGACCGCACCAACCTGATTTTCCAGGGAACGTCGGTCACCAAAGGCCAGGGTGAAGCAGTCGTTGTCGCCACCGGCATGGCGACAGAACTCGGGCGGATTGCCGGCAGCCTGGAAGAAATCCCCCAGGAAAGGACCCCGCTTCAGAAAAATATCGCCCGTTTGTCCACCACCCTGGTAATCATTCTCCTCGGCGTCTGCGCCTTGATCCTGGCCGCCGGTTTGATCCGCGGACTGGGGCTAACCGACATGGTGCTGTTCGCGGTTGCCGCCGCTGTGTCCGCTATTCCGGAAGGTCTGCCCGCGGTGGTCACCGTCGTTCTTGCCATAGGTATGAGGATCATGGCCAATCGGCATGCCATCATCCGGAGGCTTGTCGCTGTGGAGACGCTGGGATCGGCCACCGTTATCTGCTCCGATAAAACGGGCACCCTTACCATCAATCAGATGACATTGCGGAAGCTTTTTTTGGACGGTCGTTCTTTGGAAGTCACCGGCGAGGGTTACAGGCCCGAGGGGGAATTCAAAGAAGGCCGCAGAACCGTCGAGATAGCAAAAGACGAAGCGTTGATCAAGATCTTGCGCGTGGGCGTCCTAGCGAATGATGCCTCTATCACTACCGGAGCTGAGTGTTGCGAAATTTTTGGCGACCCGACCGAAGCGGCCTTGCTGGTTGCCGCCGCCAAAGCCGGCATCACAAAAAACGAATTGGAAAAGTCCGAGCCGCGCCTTGACGAACTGCCTTTTTCATCCGAACTTCAGTATATGGCCGCTCTCAACGCCGGCGCCGATAACCACCGAACGGTAAACCTGAAGGGCGCCGCGGAAAAAGTCCTGGACATGTGCAAGTTGATCTGGCGCGACGGCAAGGCTGTGAAACTTGATGCTGCTGCCAGAAACCAGGTCACTCAGGAAATCGAATCGATGGCAGCTTCCGGGCTGAGAGTGCTGGCGCTGGCATCCGCGGAACTGGATAATTCCGGCGCCGATTTTGGCGGCCTTTCATTCGAAGACGGGCTGGTTTTCATCGGACTGGTCGGGATTGCCGATCCACCGCGGCCTGAGGCCAGAGATGCGGTCGCTTTGGCAAAGGGAGCCGGCATCAGGGTGATCATGATCACCGGCGACCATGTCTCGACGGCCAAAGCTATCGCCAAGCAGGTTGGCATCGATGGGGAGCAAGCCCTTACCGGAGCCGAGCTTTCGGCAATGGATGAAGCCGATTTCACGCGTTCTGTCGAAAAAATCTCCGTTTATGCCAGGATCGAGCCGCTTCAAAAATTGCGCATCGTCAAAACCTTGAAAAGCCGGGGCGAAGTGGTGGCGGTCACCGGCGACGGCGTCAACGACGCTCCCGCGCTCAAGGCGGCGGACATCGGCGTGGCCATGGGCAAATCCGGCACCGATGTCGCCCGCGAGGCCGCCGATATGGTGCTGACAGATGACAACTTCACTTCAGTAGTTGCCGCAGTCGAAGAAGGACGCGGTATTTTCAACCGCCTGCGCTCGGTATTTTATTACCTGCTGGCGTCTAATATCGGCGAACTGCTGGCCCTGGCGGCGGCTATTGCCATCATCGGCGAGGCGCCGCTGCTTGCGGTACAGATCCTGTGGGTCAATGTCGTCACCGACGCCACCCTGACGGTGCCCCTGGCCCTGGAACCTCGACGGGGTGACGAACTCGACGGGCCGCCCCGGTCACCCGATGTCGGCCTGCTGTATCCCGGCATGGCCTGGCGTATCGGTTACACCGCGGCGATCATGGGGACGGCGGTGTTCGGTATTTTCTGGTGGGGGCTCCAACACGAGACGATAGAACAAGCCCGGACGCTGGCTTTCTGCACTATCGTCAGCTTCGAACTTTTCAAAGGTTTTGTTGCCCGTACCGATGATAAACCGGTCCTCAGGATCGGTCTTTTTTCCAACAGGTGGTTTTTGTTGGCGTTGGGTATCGCCGTTCTTCTCCAATTGGCGGCGGTGTATTTGCCATTCATGCAGGCGGCTTTTCACACCGCGCCGCCT
It contains:
- a CDS encoding cation-translocating P-type ATPase translates to MLESINMVESNWHSLPPDEVLKKLDTASSGLSRVEAKKRLEQYGPNALAEKPGKPLWLVFLSQFANPLVYVLFAAAAISIFTGHGVDTLTIFGVLLVNAVIGYIQETRAEKAMAALKEMTAPQANVRRDGRLHVIPARELVPGDIIILAAGDRVPADARLMQVNGLESNESALTGESETVKKSLPPLSADATLGDRTNLIFQGTSVTKGQGEAVVVATGMATELGRIAGSLEEIPQERTPLQKNIARLSTTLVIILLGVCALILAAGLIRGLGLTDMVLFAVAAAVSAIPEGLPAVVTVVLAIGMRIMANRHAIIRRLVAVETLGSATVICSDKTGTLTINQMTLRKLFLDGRSLEVTGEGYRPEGEFKEGRRTVEIAKDEALIKILRVGVLANDASITTGAECCEIFGDPTEAALLVAAAKAGITKNELEKSEPRLDELPFSSELQYMAALNAGADNHRTVNLKGAAEKVLDMCKLIWRDGKAVKLDAAARNQVTQEIESMAASGLRVLALASAELDNSGADFGGLSFEDGLVFIGLVGIADPPRPEARDAVALAKGAGIRVIMITGDHVSTAKAIAKQVGIDGEQALTGAELSAMDEADFTRSVEKISVYARIEPLQKLRIVKTLKSRGEVVAVTGDGVNDAPALKAADIGVAMGKSGTDVAREAADMVLTDDNFTSVVAAVEEGRGIFNRLRSVFYYLLASNIGELLALAAAIAIIGEAPLLAVQILWVNVVTDATLTVPLALEPRRGDELDGPPRSPDVGLLYPGMAWRIGYTAAIMGTAVFGIFWWGLQHETIEQARTLAFCTIVSFELFKGFVARTDDKPVLRIGLFSNRWFLLALGIAVLLQLAAVYLPFMQAAFHTAPPSLTDWLIILGAGLSIFVIEELRKQFFPDLFSKGKWRKGS